A portion of the Deinococcus peraridilitoris DSM 19664 genome contains these proteins:
- the truD gene encoding tRNA pseudouridine(13) synthase TruD, whose translation MKLTFSWSDLAALTDTPGTGGVLRTEPADFVVEERPAYLPCGEGDFVFVRLRKVGHTTIHVVRELVSQLGINEKHVGVAGLKDRHAVTTQWLSLPDKAEGRLERFSMEGVEILEVSRHGNKLGMGHLQGNRFRIRVRQAPGTYEQAAHTLELLARSGVPNYFGPQRFGLGGLNAEEGLRVLRGESSLRDPRVRRFLVSSVQSVLFNAFVSLRLQRGLFDRLVVGDMARKHDTGGVFRVEDAAAETSRAQRGEISATGTLFGRKVRELTEEAGALEREVLGEFALTPEAFRSRKGDRRTIRIFPGEMGIEPTPDGYWLSFELPKGSFATSVMREVLKTEVDAGELPESDPE comes from the coding sequence GTGAAGCTCACCTTTTCCTGGTCCGACCTTGCCGCCCTCACCGACACCCCGGGAACGGGCGGCGTTTTGCGCACCGAACCGGCCGACTTCGTGGTCGAGGAACGTCCGGCCTACCTGCCGTGCGGCGAGGGCGACTTCGTATTCGTCAGATTGCGCAAGGTCGGACACACGACCATCCACGTGGTCCGCGAGCTGGTAAGCCAGCTGGGCATCAACGAGAAACACGTCGGTGTCGCCGGACTCAAGGACCGCCACGCAGTAACGACCCAGTGGCTCAGCCTCCCCGACAAGGCCGAGGGCCGGCTGGAGCGCTTCTCCATGGAGGGCGTCGAGATTCTGGAGGTGTCCCGGCACGGCAACAAGCTCGGCATGGGACACCTCCAGGGCAACCGTTTCCGGATCCGGGTGCGCCAGGCGCCGGGGACATACGAGCAGGCAGCCCACACCCTCGAACTGCTGGCCCGCAGCGGGGTGCCGAACTACTTTGGGCCGCAGCGCTTTGGCTTGGGAGGGCTGAACGCCGAGGAGGGACTGCGGGTCTTGCGCGGCGAGTCGTCGCTGCGCGATCCACGGGTGCGCCGTTTTCTGGTGTCCAGCGTGCAGAGCGTGCTGTTCAACGCCTTCGTCAGTTTGCGCCTGCAGCGTGGCCTCTTCGATCGCCTGGTCGTGGGCGATATGGCCCGAAAGCACGACACCGGAGGGGTGTTCCGGGTCGAGGACGCGGCAGCCGAAACTTCCCGCGCGCAGCGCGGTGAGATCAGCGCGACGGGCACACTTTTCGGGCGAAAGGTCCGCGAGCTCACCGAGGAAGCGGGCGCCCTGGAACGTGAGGTGCTCGGGGAGTTTGCGCTGACGCCCGAGGCTTTTCGTTCCCGTAAGGGAGACCGCCGCACTATCCGGATCTTTCCCGGCGAGATGGGAATTGAGCCCACTCCTGACGGGTACTGGCTCTCCTTCGAGCTGCCCAAGGGCAGCTTCGCCACCTCGGTCATGCGCGAGGTGCTCAAAACCGAAGTCGACGCGGGTGAGTTGCCGGAAAGTGATCCGGAATGA
- a CDS encoding IS4 family transposase, whose translation MSLQEAALADPTKLGEVIKHHLPFLRRDTLQRLADVVTALIQARSTKHAQLALHLPGTVGAVSKLRRVERCLHDPQLDRDVFLKLLVPLLPDEKLVMTMDRTNWEHGEADLNLLVLGVVLEGFTLPLVWMALPHGGSSDTGVRERLVAQLLKVLPAKRWRVLVADREFVGAAWFTFLRRRGIKRCLRIRGDARIDDVRLDEGWGYVQPGQVVALLEKANVYGNVMQLVVTRTDAGELLALATDLKIDETRAVYRLRWTVECTFSTQKSRGFDLEASAMTRPDRLERLFGVVTLALAWCLRVGVWCHQQRPIKRKKHGRRAVSLVRYGLELLSASLRWDTSDCLTLLALVMQPFPAPAHHSIQVVGY comes from the coding sequence GTGTCGCTCCAAGAAGCCGCTCTGGCTGATCCTACCAAGCTCGGCGAGGTCATCAAGCACCATCTGCCATTCCTACGCCGAGATACCCTGCAACGCCTCGCCGACGTCGTCACCGCCCTGATTCAAGCTCGCTCGACCAAGCACGCCCAGCTTGCCCTCCATCTGCCCGGCACAGTCGGTGCCGTCAGCAAGCTGCGCCGAGTCGAGCGCTGCCTACACGACCCTCAGCTCGATCGCGACGTTTTCTTGAAGCTCCTCGTGCCACTGCTGCCCGACGAGAAGCTGGTCATGACCATGGACCGCACGAACTGGGAACACGGCGAAGCCGACCTGAACCTCCTTGTGCTGGGCGTAGTGCTTGAAGGCTTCACCTTGCCCCTCGTGTGGATGGCCTTGCCGCACGGGGGTAGCAGCGACACCGGAGTGCGTGAGCGTTTGGTCGCTCAACTTCTCAAGGTCTTGCCCGCGAAGCGGTGGCGTGTTCTGGTTGCCGACCGTGAGTTCGTCGGGGCGGCGTGGTTCACGTTTCTGAGGCGGCGCGGCATCAAACGCTGCCTGCGCATCCGAGGTGACGCTCGGATCGACGACGTGCGGCTCGACGAGGGCTGGGGGTACGTGCAGCCCGGACAAGTGGTCGCGCTGCTCGAAAAAGCGAATGTGTACGGCAACGTCATGCAACTGGTCGTCACCCGCACCGACGCCGGGGAACTGCTCGCCCTGGCGACCGACCTGAAGATCGACGAGACGCGGGCGGTGTATCGTTTGCGCTGGACCGTGGAGTGTACCTTCAGCACTCAGAAATCCAGAGGCTTCGACCTGGAGGCGAGTGCCATGACCAGGCCGGATCGGCTGGAACGCTTGTTCGGGGTAGTCACGCTGGCTTTGGCATGGTGTTTGCGTGTCGGCGTGTGGTGTCACCAGCAGCGGCCCATCAAACGCAAAAAACACGGACGCCGTGCAGTGAGCCTCGTCAGGTACGGCCTGGAGCTTCTTTCCGCTTCTTTGCGTTGGGACACGAGTGACTGCCTGACACTTTTGGCGCTTGTCATGCAGCCTTTTCCCGCTCCAGCACACCACTCAATCCAAGTTGTGGGGTACTGA
- a CDS encoding DUF2334 domain-containing protein, with protein sequence MAQRDKTGGQGRQRQLALNLGLPGWPTFKHTPRKPFSNARPARPDELRPAIPDGPPPSLQLQSQALSASSGTINVFYSDPLPASSPYRDGGRVHAIHLANLLGHFPGYQIVVKRISEYRAGDASASVRTFYIGTVFDEVMPASFLDETAQGAPVTWINYNIWQLGEKLPTRLGLQYVESIFATGGEEKTTYNKIEYKGYTYDKYIAPMAMIKVQANAGVNVVATAKNAAGQAIPYIANSGKFWYVADDPFSYIHPTDRYVAFADTLFSMLESQESCTPRAILRIEDLIAEDDPSGLRNILDVLVKEKVTKFGMTVIPQNVVPQADGTFSNYNWNRNVAMLKQVYRGIDLGGRVMQHGYTHQFTPLRNMSGHSGDDWEFWYKAQETPIPNLTASGAVKRIQDGRKLLLKLGIQQYGWTTPHYEAHTPFYTPFNQVYPQALERRIYVGDDVRAGQFFPYAVRDTYGTKVIPENLGNIQVGWMPAQILEAAKANRNLTCPTASFFIHTYLFEPDYTDEDKTTQEELAALIRGIRDLGFEFVDPLELQVP encoded by the coding sequence GTGGCTCAGCGCGACAAGACTGGAGGTCAGGGCCGTCAGCGCCAGCTGGCGCTGAATTTGGGTCTTCCAGGCTGGCCAACCTTCAAGCACACTCCCCGAAAACCATTCTCAAATGCCCGGCCAGCAAGACCGGACGAGCTGCGTCCGGCCATTCCCGATGGCCCGCCTCCGTCCTTGCAACTTCAGTCGCAGGCGCTGAGTGCGTCAAGCGGTACCATCAACGTGTTCTACAGCGATCCACTTCCTGCCTCGTCTCCGTACCGGGATGGAGGGCGAGTACACGCGATTCATTTGGCGAATCTGCTGGGCCACTTCCCGGGATATCAGATCGTCGTCAAACGCATCTCGGAATATCGAGCGGGGGATGCGTCGGCGAGCGTTCGGACATTTTACATCGGAACCGTTTTCGACGAGGTGATGCCGGCGTCGTTTCTCGACGAAACGGCGCAAGGCGCGCCGGTGACCTGGATCAATTACAACATCTGGCAACTGGGTGAAAAGCTGCCGACCCGTCTGGGACTGCAGTACGTCGAAAGTATTTTCGCCACGGGAGGCGAAGAAAAAACCACCTACAACAAGATTGAGTACAAGGGATACACCTACGACAAGTACATCGCGCCGATGGCCATGATCAAAGTGCAGGCGAACGCGGGCGTGAACGTGGTTGCTACGGCGAAGAATGCCGCAGGCCAGGCAATTCCCTACATCGCGAACAGCGGCAAGTTCTGGTATGTGGCGGACGACCCGTTCTCGTATATCCACCCGACGGACCGCTACGTGGCCTTTGCAGACACCCTGTTCAGCATGCTGGAAAGCCAGGAATCATGTACTCCGCGCGCCATCTTGCGGATCGAAGACCTCATTGCCGAGGACGATCCAAGCGGACTGCGAAACATCCTCGACGTGCTGGTCAAGGAGAAGGTCACGAAATTCGGCATGACGGTCATTCCGCAGAATGTCGTGCCGCAGGCTGATGGTACGTTCAGCAACTACAACTGGAACCGGAATGTCGCGATGCTCAAACAGGTCTACCGGGGAATCGATCTGGGAGGGAGGGTCATGCAGCACGGCTACACCCACCAGTTCACGCCGCTGCGCAACATGAGCGGACACAGCGGTGATGACTGGGAGTTCTGGTACAAGGCCCAGGAAACGCCTATTCCGAACCTGACCGCAAGCGGAGCCGTGAAGCGAATTCAGGACGGTCGCAAGCTCTTGCTGAAACTCGGCATCCAGCAGTACGGCTGGACCACGCCTCATTACGAAGCGCATACACCGTTTTACACGCCCTTCAATCAGGTGTATCCGCAGGCGCTCGAGCGGCGTATATACGTGGGTGATGATGTGCGTGCCGGCCAGTTTTTTCCCTACGCTGTGCGTGACACTTATGGCACGAAAGTTATTCCTGAAAACCTGGGAAACATCCAGGTCGGCTGGATGCCCGCGCAGATCCTGGAAGCCGCGAAAGCGAATCGGAACCTCACTTGTCCCACGGCCAGCTTCTTCATCCATACCTACCTGTTTGAGCCCGATTATACGGACGAGGACAAAACGACCCAAGAGGAACTGGCGGCGTTGATTCGGGGAATCCGCGACCTCGGATTCGAGTTTGTGGATCCGCTGGAGTTGCAGGTTCCGTAA
- a CDS encoding TrmH family RNA methyltransferase — protein sequence MRVITSPQNPEIKALARLKDRRDRERDGYFLIEGTRELSRALQGGVQVERVYLCKELLRPEGHDLLLTLSGPELLTVSRVAFDKLSVRENPDGLVGIAPLRTWDLPALPQRSLVLVLAGLEKPGNLGALLRTADAVGVDAVIIAGRGADLHNPNVIRASQGSVFSLPLTVMTDEDALAFLRDRGITLFAVTPEGAQSYWHAELTGSVALVLGTEHSGLDPVWKAAARERLSIPMQGAADSLNVATAGALVLYEALRQRQNTMK from the coding sequence GTGCGCGTCATCACTTCGCCCCAAAACCCTGAGATCAAGGCCCTTGCCCGCCTCAAAGACCGCCGAGATCGCGAGCGTGACGGGTACTTTCTGATCGAAGGCACCCGGGAGCTCTCTCGAGCCCTTCAGGGTGGCGTACAAGTGGAGCGCGTGTACCTTTGCAAGGAACTGCTGCGCCCCGAAGGTCATGATCTGTTGCTCACCCTGTCCGGCCCCGAACTGTTGACGGTTTCACGCGTGGCGTTCGACAAGCTTTCCGTGCGCGAAAATCCGGATGGCCTGGTCGGCATAGCGCCCCTGCGAACCTGGGATCTGCCAGCTTTGCCCCAGCGGTCCCTGGTGCTGGTCCTCGCCGGCCTTGAAAAACCTGGTAACCTCGGCGCACTCTTGAGGACGGCCGACGCGGTCGGCGTTGACGCCGTCATCATCGCGGGGCGCGGTGCCGACCTTCATAACCCCAACGTCATCCGGGCCTCGCAGGGAAGTGTGTTTTCCTTGCCGCTGACGGTCATGACCGACGAAGATGCACTGGCCTTTTTACGCGATCGGGGTATTACCCTCTTCGCTGTGACGCCTGAAGGCGCCCAAAGTTACTGGCATGCTGAACTGACCGGGTCGGTCGCCTTGGTTCTCGGTACCGAGCACTCGGGACTCGACCCCGTCTGGAAGGCGGCCGCACGGGAACGCCTGAGCATTCCGATGCAGGGCGCGGCCGACAGCCTGAACGTTGCTACCGCGGGTGCGCTCGTCCTCTACGAGGCCCTGCGGCAACGACAGAACACGATGAAATGA
- a CDS encoding glycosyl transferase family protein has protein sequence MYETVTVVLALVLIAYLLASIDDILLDLVYIFYHRRAYASRLKAAEIANDTPKRIAVMVAAWKEAGVVGDMLLTTLRHSHYPEERIEFFIGVYPNDRQTLEEITALAGELPNVHCVVNSRPGPTNKSQNLNEVYQAIERLEHERGQLFDAIAVHDAEDVIHPYAFKLYSALLNKHHIVQMPVFALFHRLTWQNALNVLISRTYADEFAEHHMHHVPIRSALGLFVPSAGTGFVMRREVLSHLAQHGPIFNEKSLTEDYELAWRLWRLGYRVHFHLQRLQRLNHRGTVSSEYVAVREYFPNDFTAAVRQKGRWTYGITLQTPTFIDWHALSWRDRLTLLHDQKGKFTNLVHLVGYPAALYTVLAPYLGLPTGDPHVLTPLLLTVLGFTAERLLMRMFAIRAVYGWGEALLSTFVLPFFPLRWFVGNIINACATLRAWRLYFWPGAGAKKGSTPRWDKTERKAYVPEVILQGVRRRLGDALLFYGDLTPRDLAAAVREQHGTHSDRLGAILVQRGKLTSHRLYQRLAEVVGVPFVELDEATPDFTLLPIEAMTKWQLVPLQRKDDRIVVATPLAFEDDRLWSALQDVRQQYGQSLITLALDPQDARHVLSRLHDYTPTTVTGND, from the coding sequence ATGTATGAAACGGTGACAGTCGTGCTGGCCCTTGTTTTAATCGCTTACCTGCTCGCCAGCATTGACGACATCCTCCTGGATCTCGTATACATCTTCTACCATCGACGTGCGTACGCATCACGCCTGAAGGCAGCTGAAATTGCCAACGACACCCCCAAGCGTATTGCCGTGATGGTGGCGGCCTGGAAAGAGGCCGGAGTGGTGGGCGACATGCTCCTGACGACCCTGCGGCACTCGCACTATCCAGAAGAACGCATCGAATTCTTTATCGGCGTGTATCCCAATGACAGGCAAACCCTGGAAGAAATCACCGCCTTGGCCGGGGAGCTGCCCAACGTTCACTGTGTCGTTAATTCTCGCCCGGGTCCAACCAACAAAAGCCAGAACCTCAATGAGGTGTATCAGGCGATTGAACGGCTTGAACACGAACGTGGGCAGCTGTTTGACGCCATCGCCGTACACGACGCTGAAGACGTTATCCATCCTTATGCATTCAAGCTGTACAGTGCGCTCCTCAACAAGCACCACATCGTGCAGATGCCCGTCTTCGCGCTATTTCATCGTCTCACGTGGCAAAACGCATTGAACGTGCTGATCTCGCGGACTTACGCCGATGAATTCGCTGAGCATCATATGCACCACGTCCCGATTCGCTCGGCCCTGGGGCTTTTCGTTCCGAGTGCCGGTACCGGGTTCGTCATGCGTCGGGAAGTCTTGAGTCACCTGGCGCAGCATGGACCGATCTTCAACGAAAAGAGCCTGACAGAGGACTACGAACTGGCCTGGAGATTGTGGCGTCTGGGTTACCGCGTTCACTTTCACCTGCAGCGCCTCCAGCGCCTCAACCATCGCGGCACGGTGTCAAGCGAGTACGTCGCCGTCCGCGAGTACTTCCCGAACGATTTTACCGCGGCCGTCAGGCAAAAAGGTCGCTGGACGTACGGAATCACACTTCAGACACCCACGTTCATCGACTGGCACGCGCTTTCATGGAGAGACCGCCTGACGCTGCTGCACGACCAGAAAGGAAAGTTCACGAATCTCGTTCACCTCGTCGGTTATCCCGCAGCCCTGTATACCGTCCTGGCTCCCTACCTCGGACTGCCCACAGGAGACCCGCATGTACTCACCCCCTTGCTCCTGACCGTGCTTGGCTTCACGGCCGAACGTCTGTTGATGCGGATGTTTGCCATCAGGGCCGTGTACGGCTGGGGCGAAGCCTTGCTTTCGACCTTCGTTCTCCCCTTCTTTCCATTGCGCTGGTTTGTGGGCAACATCATCAATGCCTGCGCGACACTGCGTGCCTGGCGTCTGTACTTCTGGCCCGGAGCGGGAGCCAAGAAAGGCAGCACCCCCAGGTGGGACAAAACCGAACGCAAGGCGTATGTGCCAGAAGTTATTCTTCAGGGCGTGCGGCGCCGGCTTGGTGACGCCCTCCTCTTTTACGGCGACCTGACCCCACGCGACCTGGCCGCCGCTGTGCGGGAGCAGCACGGAACTCATTCCGACCGGCTCGGCGCCATCCTCGTACAGCGTGGAAAACTCACGAGTCATCGCTTGTATCAACGGTTGGCCGAAGTCGTCGGCGTACCCTTTGTCGAACTAGACGAGGCCACCCCCGACTTCACCCTGCTACCCATCGAAGCCATGACGAAGTGGCAGCTCGTGCCGCTGCAGCGCAAGGATGACCGGATTGTGGTGGCGACACCGCTGGCCTTCGAGGATGACCGGTTGTGGAGCGCCCTGCAGGATGTACGACAGCAGTACGGGCAGTCGCTGATCACCCTAGCCCTCGATCCTCAGGACGCCCGCCATGTTCTCAGTCGTCTTCACGATTACACACCCACCACCGTGACCGGCAACGACTAA
- a CDS encoding glycoside hydrolase family 26 protein encodes MIARPHLYVVLLSLALVGMGPAPSASRDSRPVPLSLPPEGKLYHGVYPGRFQGSESDIRPADLEAYEQAVGRKVAWVYFSNEWSVDRTFPRATAEWIRARGAVPFIRLMLRSSTDLGRPERIFTLEAIARGTFDRDLRDWGDAARAFRTPILLEFGTEVNGRWFPWNEIHNAPNGPARFRKAYRHLVDVIRSRGATNVSWVFHVNAADDPQTASNRLEGYYPGDDVVSWLAVSAYGVQTPLQSSSAPFVAQMDAAVTRLTRLAPNKPILLAEFGMVSSHPVERVVPWAEAALTSLLQNRWPQVRGFAWWNSAWENDTVPSHNSEMRVQAVPELARVFRTKLASPLVLDTPSFDQ; translated from the coding sequence ATGATCGCCCGTCCTCATCTGTATGTGGTGTTGCTCAGCCTGGCACTGGTCGGCATGGGCCCAGCACCCTCGGCCAGCCGTGATTCCCGCCCAGTGCCTCTCTCGCTTCCACCGGAAGGAAAGCTCTACCACGGTGTCTATCCGGGAAGGTTTCAAGGAAGCGAGAGTGACATCAGGCCAGCAGATCTCGAAGCGTACGAGCAGGCGGTTGGTCGCAAGGTGGCCTGGGTTTATTTCTCGAACGAATGGAGCGTCGACCGGACATTTCCCCGAGCCACCGCCGAGTGGATCCGGGCGCGCGGCGCCGTACCGTTCATTCGGCTGATGCTGCGCAGCTCTACGGACCTCGGACGACCAGAAAGGATATTCACCCTGGAGGCAATTGCCAGAGGCACGTTCGACAGGGACCTGCGAGACTGGGGAGACGCGGCACGGGCGTTCAGAACACCAATCCTGCTTGAGTTCGGAACCGAGGTCAACGGACGGTGGTTTCCCTGGAACGAGATCCACAATGCGCCCAACGGACCGGCACGCTTTCGAAAGGCATACCGACATCTTGTGGATGTCATCCGCTCGCGGGGAGCCACGAATGTGTCATGGGTGTTTCACGTCAATGCCGCTGACGATCCGCAGACGGCAAGCAATCGGCTGGAAGGGTATTACCCGGGAGACGACGTGGTCAGTTGGCTGGCTGTCTCGGCTTATGGCGTGCAAACTCCGCTGCAATCCTCCTCGGCCCCATTTGTAGCTCAAATGGACGCCGCCGTGACGCGACTGACCAGGCTCGCTCCGAACAAGCCCATCTTGCTCGCCGAATTTGGGATGGTTTCCAGTCATCCTGTGGAGCGCGTTGTTCCCTGGGCAGAGGCCGCCTTAACCTCGCTGTTACAAAACCGCTGGCCTCAGGTGCGAGGCTTTGCCTGGTGGAATTCAGCATGGGAGAACGACACCGTTCCCAGCCACAATTCCGAGATGCGGGTGCAGGCCGTACCCGAACTGGCGCGGGTCTTTCGTACCAAGCTCGCGTCGCCCCTGGTGCTTGACACGCCGAGCTTTGATCAATAG
- the typA gene encoding translational GTPase TypA produces MEYRNIAIIAHVDHGKTTLVDGLLKQTLKLGHGQEIAERQMDSNALEKERGITILAKNTAVEYGGVKINIVDTPGHADFGGEVERVLGMVDGCLLLVDAAEGPMPQTRFVLRKAIELGLKPIVVINKIDRQDARPEEVVNLTFDLMAELGASDDQLDFPILYAIAREGKAFRNIEAPQDDMHELFETVLEHIPAPQVDLDAPFQMVVTNLDYSEYLGRIVVGRVKRGKVKRGEFVNLMHKDGTMTKVRVTQPFTHFGLARIEADEVGAGDIVALAGIEDAQIGETVADLADPEALPIITVDEPTVSMTFQPNTSPFAGKEGKYVTSRHLNDRLKKEVQTNVSLRVEELRPDEFKVSGRGELHLSILLETMRREGYEVQVGAPQVIMRDIDGEKHEPFEHLVIDVPEQFSSNVIGVLSSRKGQMVNMEPQGTRVRVEFKIPSRALFGFRTQFLSMTQGEGIMSHVFDGYAPYAGDLKTRQNGSLVSMESGSAYAYSIWKLQDRGSFFITPATEVYVGMIVGENSREQDLNVNVCKNKKLTNVRSSGADDALTLTPVRKLTLEDALEYIGDDELVEITPTSIRLRKKILEPNMRK; encoded by the coding sequence ATGGAATACCGCAACATCGCGATCATCGCGCACGTCGACCACGGCAAGACCACGCTCGTGGACGGCCTTCTCAAGCAGACGCTCAAGCTCGGTCACGGGCAGGAGATCGCCGAGCGTCAGATGGACAGCAACGCGCTCGAAAAAGAGCGCGGCATCACCATTCTCGCCAAGAACACCGCCGTCGAGTACGGCGGCGTCAAGATCAACATCGTGGACACTCCCGGTCACGCCGACTTCGGTGGCGAGGTGGAGCGGGTTCTCGGCATGGTGGACGGCTGTCTGCTGCTGGTGGACGCCGCCGAAGGCCCCATGCCGCAGACGCGCTTTGTGCTGCGCAAGGCCATCGAGCTGGGTCTCAAGCCCATCGTCGTCATCAACAAGATCGATCGTCAGGACGCGCGGCCCGAAGAGGTCGTCAACCTGACCTTCGACCTGATGGCCGAACTGGGCGCCAGTGACGACCAGCTCGACTTTCCGATCCTGTATGCCATCGCCCGCGAAGGCAAGGCCTTCCGCAACATCGAGGCCCCGCAGGACGACATGCACGAACTGTTCGAAACGGTGCTCGAGCACATCCCGGCGCCGCAGGTGGACCTTGACGCGCCCTTCCAGATGGTCGTGACCAACCTCGATTACAGCGAGTACCTGGGGCGCATCGTGGTGGGTCGCGTCAAGCGCGGCAAGGTGAAGCGCGGCGAATTCGTGAACCTGATGCACAAAGACGGCACCATGACCAAGGTGCGCGTCACGCAGCCGTTCACCCACTTTGGCCTTGCGCGCATCGAGGCCGACGAGGTAGGAGCGGGCGACATCGTCGCGCTCGCCGGAATCGAGGACGCGCAGATCGGCGAGACCGTTGCCGACCTCGCCGATCCCGAGGCGCTGCCCATCATCACGGTGGACGAGCCGACGGTCAGCATGACCTTTCAGCCCAACACCAGCCCGTTTGCCGGCAAGGAAGGCAAGTACGTCACCAGCCGTCACCTCAACGACCGCCTGAAAAAGGAAGTGCAGACCAACGTCAGTCTGCGTGTCGAGGAACTCCGCCCGGACGAATTCAAGGTCTCCGGCCGTGGAGAGCTGCACCTGTCGATCCTGCTCGAAACCATGCGCCGTGAAGGCTACGAGGTGCAGGTCGGCGCGCCACAGGTCATCATGCGCGACATCGACGGCGAGAAGCACGAACCCTTCGAGCACCTGGTGATCGATGTGCCCGAGCAGTTTTCCAGCAACGTCATCGGCGTGCTCTCGAGCCGCAAGGGCCAGATGGTCAACATGGAGCCGCAAGGCACCCGGGTACGCGTGGAGTTCAAGATTCCCTCGCGCGCCCTGTTCGGCTTCCGTACCCAGTTCTTGTCGATGACCCAGGGCGAAGGCATCATGAGCCACGTCTTCGACGGCTACGCTCCTTACGCCGGGGACCTCAAGACCCGCCAGAACGGCAGCCTGGTCTCCATGGAATCGGGCAGCGCGTACGCTTACTCGATCTGGAAGCTGCAGGACCGCGGCAGCTTTTTCATCACGCCCGCCACCGAGGTTTACGTGGGCATGATTGTCGGGGAGAACAGCCGCGAGCAGGACCTCAACGTCAACGTCTGCAAGAACAAGAAGCTCACCAACGTGCGTTCCTCAGGGGCTGACGACGCCCTCACGCTGACCCCGGTGCGCAAGCTGACACTCGAGGACGCGCTGGAGTACATCGGCGACGACGAGCTGGTCGAGATCACCCCGACGAGCATCCGTCTGCGCAAGAAGATCCTCGAACCCAACATGCGCAAGTAA
- a CDS encoding polysaccharide deacetylase family protein — MPLTFLLLAAFTAAILSLSFSNLKTLIMDIRAARSHDESQKVLADVQRQISTLGGEVLILVHTGPGIIPAYADQARSYAVKLQNLLGSFPNLHITVKPVSEYTGGQAFQTRRTFYLGNVYGGLLPKAFVDDVLQDAPVTWIGHNLWQLPSDALLPLGISAVQNLPLPTSFDRVEYRNHAFKRPGRLDISEVKLSDKASVRVHAWAHDHQGRRLPYVAQLKRLWYFADIPLEEPGETDRYLVLADLLGDMLGQKRSCVPRALVRMEDIQPNESAAVLRRAIGLLEREHIPFSATVIPEFRAPGRRVSWESRPELLAELRRMQRLGARIFQHGYTHQYEVQANPKGISGYDYEFWDARTDAPLSGLTASAARERLELGKTILQDLGIRPVGWVTPHYAAPAELYEVFAQAYPIAYERRTYRTGSVTFEQFFPYPVRDVLGTYILPENMDQVETPASLQHMLEVARANRALQCPWVSFFFHPYQLSPDYQGEHKVTERQFTAFMRQLSQLGFRFVDPFKSASDTSP, encoded by the coding sequence GTGCCACTGACCTTCCTCTTGCTGGCCGCATTCACCGCAGCTATCCTCAGCCTGTCGTTCAGCAACCTGAAAACCCTGATCATGGACATCCGCGCGGCACGCTCGCACGACGAGTCACAGAAGGTGCTGGCAGATGTACAGCGCCAAATCAGCACCCTGGGCGGCGAAGTACTGATCCTCGTTCACACGGGACCAGGCATCATCCCAGCATATGCCGACCAGGCCCGCTCATATGCCGTTAAACTTCAGAACCTGCTCGGCTCGTTCCCCAACCTCCATATTACGGTCAAGCCGGTATCCGAATACACGGGCGGGCAGGCATTTCAGACCAGGCGCACCTTCTATCTCGGCAATGTGTATGGCGGACTTTTACCAAAAGCGTTTGTCGATGACGTCCTCCAGGATGCACCTGTCACGTGGATCGGGCACAATCTGTGGCAGCTCCCGTCTGACGCGCTGCTCCCGTTGGGCATCTCTGCAGTTCAGAACCTTCCCTTGCCCACCAGCTTTGACCGGGTGGAATACCGAAACCACGCCTTTAAACGCCCGGGCCGGCTCGACATTTCGGAAGTGAAACTGTCAGACAAAGCCAGTGTCCGGGTGCATGCCTGGGCGCACGACCATCAGGGCCGGCGTCTGCCCTACGTCGCGCAGCTCAAGCGACTTTGGTACTTTGCAGACATCCCCCTCGAAGAGCCGGGGGAAACCGACCGGTATCTTGTTCTGGCCGACCTGCTGGGCGATATGCTGGGCCAGAAACGATCATGCGTGCCACGAGCCCTGGTTCGCATGGAGGACATTCAACCCAACGAGTCGGCTGCAGTTCTTCGCAGGGCGATCGGTTTGCTCGAACGGGAACATATACCCTTCTCGGCCACGGTGATTCCCGAATTCCGGGCACCCGGTCGCCGTGTGTCGTGGGAAAGTCGCCCGGAACTACTTGCCGAGCTGCGCCGCATGCAGCGCCTCGGTGCCCGGATTTTCCAGCATGGCTACACCCATCAGTACGAAGTGCAGGCCAATCCCAAGGGCATCAGTGGTTATGACTACGAATTCTGGGATGCCCGTACGGACGCCCCCTTGTCTGGCCTGACGGCTTCTGCAGCACGCGAAAGGCTGGAGCTCGGCAAGACCATCTTGCAAGACCTGGGCATCAGGCCGGTCGGCTGGGTCACTCCGCACTATGCGGCGCCTGCAGAGTTGTACGAGGTTTTTGCGCAGGCCTACCCGATTGCCTACGAGCGCAGAACCTACCGGACCGGAAGCGTGACCTTTGAGCAGTTTTTTCCGTATCCGGTACGGGATGTGTTGGGAACTTATATTCTTCCAGAGAACATGGACCAAGTCGAAACGCCCGCGAGCCTGCAACACATGCTCGAAGTGGCCAGAGCGAACCGCGCCTTGCAGTGCCCCTGGGTCAGCTTCTTTTTTCACCCTTACCAGCTGAGTCCCGACTACCAAGGGGAACACAAAGTCACAGAGCGCCAGTTCACGGCCTTCATGCGGCAGCTTTCACAGCTGGGCTTCCGCTTTGTCGATCCTTTCAAATCCGCATCCGACACTTCCCCGTAA